One Littorina saxatilis isolate snail1 linkage group LG11, US_GU_Lsax_2.0, whole genome shotgun sequence genomic window, AGAATGTATGTTGCAAACATGTTGCAAAACTCCTCGCCACATACCCTGGAATGGAACAGACACATTCAGAAAACTATACATGCCTGATTTTTTTCAAACTATTGAAATTAGTGCATAATTGTGATTGACGTGCTATTATTATTTGTAAATGAAACCGTacaaataaccaaacaagacaatGACCAAACAGGTTACCATGAACTTTGTCTTGGTGTCAGCCTTCTGGCAGCAGAACCAAAAGTGGTTCACTATCGAAGGGATCCACTTTTGCAGCTTGCGACCTTTACTGCCTGCAGCAATCTAAGAAGAAAATGCAAATGTAAAATGtaaagatacacacacaaacaaaccaaagaAAACATGAGAAAACCAATAAAGCATTCACAATATTTCAAAATTGTATCAAACTATaacacaattacaacatacgTACCTTGGCTAGCTTCTTGCCAATATTTTTGGCAACATGCCACACATCAAGGGAATGTTTTTTTCCGATCGCctctttttgacaaaacaaagaacaaaatatATTCATTTGCAATATCAAATATTTGGTGCATacatttttaaaatgtttgctaAAATGACCAGCCCAAATTAAATGAAAAGGGCTTAGCAATGCACACATAATACAATGAACAACAGCTGCTAAAGAGACAATAATGGTGACACACTCTAAACTGTATCCCCAAAGTGGGCAAGAGGTATATTATCTTGAAATTAAGCATTCTAACTCACTGCACTGTCCATCCAGATGGGACTGATGTATGTATAGATAATAAATGTTGCATAATAAATTACCGCTAACATATAATTGACtgttaatcacacacacacacacaaaggggggAAAAGAGGAAACAGAACATACTCATATCTGCAGCTATTCCCACATGGGCATCAGTGACGACCTCATCAACAGTGGTGTCCACCCGTTCACCTTCAAGCACTACCTCATCCAGTGCCCTCTTAAATCCAACCCTTTCCATGTTCGTGGATTTTCGCTGTGTTTCCCGTTTGTCCACACACTGGACAGAGAGAATCTTTGTGGTCTCAGCCTCCATAAGAGTGTAGCTGCAGTACTGTGCGCAATGACCTATTTGAAAATTCAATGCACCATTAAAAAGTAACCATTTATGATGAAACCTGCAAACAATATTCTCTGACCGGACATCAAAATTGCAAGGCTTTTCTAAGCTCAGTTGTTTGTTAACATGGTTACGAGAACACAGGCAAGCCAATTACTCAAGCGCCTAGACTATATCATTCTACATGATGGTAAATAGCACATTCTAATATTCCAATGACTATGTAAAATTGGGGACATGGTATATATTgggtcattgaataatgcaggtCTGCAATAATCGTACTGACCTGGTGAATCATTGCGTCCAtctcctgcacacacacacacacaaaaatggaatgacataacaaaataaatgttcaatAAAAAGTGCTCTGCCGTCACTTGACAACAGGAAGTCAATTTCAGTGGGTTACATGAAAATGTAACTTTTTCTTTCAGTCTATTTCTCAAAAGCAAGCACGCCTTGATACAATGTCCAAAATTGAATATTATGTCCTGCATCAcatcatgttttgcttttgagaAATAAAATAGAAAATATAAAGTTGATTTTAGACATTCATTTCAATATTATTGTGgggttgggggggtggggggtggggttgggttaAGTCTACAGCATTGGATACATTATATTTCTGAAATGGCACAACAGTGACAAAGGGGTCAAACATAAAtcacaaaagaacaacaaacacTCACCCAGAACAACCAAATTTTGCTCTGCCAATGAGTCGAAGATGGCTCGTTGGTGGTCCTTCCATGTGTCCTTCACAGCCTTTATGATAAATGGAAAACAAAGTTATATATCTATATTCTTGTGAGTTGGGACAGTCACTGAGGGACACACAAAGCAAGAATTTTGCCTCACAGACTAGACTATGTCAACTGTtctagacaacaacaaaaaatgccaTACTTGTTACAAAACATCTGAATACATAACGAGAATGGGTTGCTTTTAGTTTCTAAACATCATTTGTAACTAGGGTGGCCGGTTGGTTCTGTGGTGAACACGATTCCCCAGGGATACAGCAACCCGGGTTCAAATCCCCGTTGGGCCGTGAGTAGGGCGCCTGTATAGTGCAACCTTTGCCGCGCTTTGAGTTTGCTAGAGATAAAGATAGagatcaataataataataataataataatggacatttatatagcgcgtTTCTAGACAATCTACTcatagcgctttacaatatttaAACAGGTAAAAACAAACATGCATAGATATTAACACAAACTGGCAGGCAAACATAAACAACACAACTATCAATATCCAAATTCCATTTTCTTTCCAttttatacacacacattataaattattttttaactGTTTTTTAATTACCTGCACCACATAATGTTTCTGGACAGCCTGGTGGAAGGTAGCACCAGGAAAGGGCAGGTTCAGCACCTTCGCCCACAACGCCAGCTTGGCATAATTATTTCCACTTAGGAGGATACATGTGCTGACTAGAAAATCACCACAGTGAATTTTGTTGGGCAGGGTGGGCTGGGCACACCATGTGTGGCTCACATGGCCTTtcacacattcctgaaattcACAGAtcagatttgaaaaaaacaaaaatgcaaatgaCTTTATAAAAATTcaatgtgtcactgtcagtaggATTACTAGgaacatatacatgtacaaacataATGAGTTGATGAAGCCTAAGTGCATTCTGAAATCTGAACCATCATGCCACATTTAGTGCTGTTAGACTTAGTAGTGTCCAAGATAAATTCAACATTTTAGTTTTTAACGAATGAACGGCCAGACGGACAGATGAAccaggtgagtacatagactgacttttgcttcgcatgtgagtaaaaaataaaatgttctcaCCCATCTGAGGTACAGTGCTGAGCCTGTGAAGCCCTCCTTCACGGCAGGAACATGCTCACACCCAGCAGTGGAGCATTTCCTGATGCTCACAGCAGCCAGTGCCTTTAGTTGGTGGACAAATGCTAGGCACAGTGTGCTGTTGCAAATGTCCTGGCACTGGTCTGCTGTGGCTATCCTGGTGATGCCTGGTCCTAACTCCACCTCCTCCGCAGTGTCAGCATCACCTGTCTCTTCGTCCTCCTGCTGGCCGTACGCCACCTCCTCAAAGGCCACCTCGTCTGCCTCCTTGGCATACTTTTCATCCCTGACACAtaggaataaataaaaaataataataacattcAGTGTGCAATACAGTCTGATGTAGATTAGACTTCCCTAGAAGAATGAAACCATTTTAATCATTTTACAACATAAATGTATAAATTCATGTATACATTACATACAAATGAAATAGATTAgaatttgttttattcttaCAAAAGCAACACATTAATAAGAAATGCAAAACATACACATCCATGGTGAGAAAAAAACTGGCGTCTTGAGATTCCAGCTCGATATCATCGACATCAAAGTCGCTGTCATCACCATCTAAATCACCATCACAGGTTAAATCACTGAATTCAACAGTGATGCTGCACAAGAGAGACATTGAAAACAAAGTTAGCAtcactcaaaataataatgtaaGTTGTCAActgacaaacaagaaaaaatgtgCCTGCAGTGCCAATCTATAATACTACTACATGTATCTCCGAAAACATAAAAAATCATCAAATGACCTTTATTATCAGAATATTctcattgtttgtgtgtgtgtcttgtttttcATCATTATTATTTTCACATGGTTCTTTACAAATTAGCTTTTTTAATAATACTACACTTACTTGAGAGGGTTGACAAAGGAGCGGTCAATGTTCTGCCTGTAAACATAAAAATGGTAATTATAATGTATTAAAACATGCAAACAAGAACTAGATGTACTGGGTAAATCAAAACACCCCTCAACAGTATCCAGTTTCTGTTGACATTACATTTCATTATCTTGAAAAAACAAGAAGTAATAATTGGTATAACTAAACCAGCAACCaactcaacaatcaacaatagtAGACACTAATGACTGCCGTCATTGTAAACTGAGGTAACCGGCTGGTGTTGATCTCTGGCCGACAGTTtgccaactcaactcaaatgcAGATAACAAACAATGACAAGCTTACCGTTTTGACCTCATCCCTTTCCCTTCTTTGGCAGGCTGATCAGTCCtataattgaaaaaaaaagttatttatAAATATGATTTGACTATTTAACACACCTTGAATCAATCGATAATGTGAACCCACTGGCACTTGTGGAGACGATTTAAAGTTTAGCATTTAGAACTTTGTAAATAGATAGCGGTTTTTGATTTAAACAAGACAGTTATTTGTGCAAGGGAGACAATATACAACCGGTGTAACCAGCCAACCAAAATCAACACTGCACCATGTTCAGTAAATGCACTCACTTTTCAATCTCAAGTTCTGGCTCCTCCTCGAATGGCTCCACACCTGATAAAGGTGTactgaaaaatgtcaaacaATCAACTCTGACCATCACCTGATTAAAATGTGTTTAAATGCATGAAACTAGCAAACTGACAAACTGAACAAAATCTGAAACCAATCTTcccaacatttcttttttaagtttttgtgaACCCCATTTACTGTCAATAAACGGTCTATGAGTATGAGTATCAATTTACaaagtacatatatatatttaccaCGGCTTGGACGAACTAGGGACAGAGGAGAGGTCGGGGGTGGTGCTGACTTTCGCTTGCTGCAGGAGCTGCCCTGGGGTGGAAGTTTTCTGCGGAGGCTGTTTAGCAAAGTCTGGTCTCTGCACAGCTCTGTTgaataagaacaaaaacaaaatccatgcACTTTGAAATAAATTCGGTTCCTACATTCACTACACCCAGCTGAGCAAATTGGTAAATGTATCAGAGCTCTGTGTAAAGCTGACTTTCACAATGTATCAATTGACACTGACCTGCTTTCAATATCCCAAGTAGAACATCCTGGTTGAGGGTCAGTCAATGCGGCCTCTTGAATCTGTTGATagctaaaagtaaaacataaaaataagtCAGAAGTCAATACAGCGCTAAttgactgaaaaaaaaaatgaaacgaATGTTCATCTATAATTATCAGTTTACAAAATACATTTACCACGGCTTGGACGAACTAGGGACAGAGGAGAGGTCGGGGGTGGTGCTGACTTTTGCTTGCTGCAGGAGCTGCCCTGGGGTGGAAGTTTTCTGCGGAGGCTGTTTAGCAAAGTCTGGTCTCTGCACAGCTCTGTTgaataagaacaaaaacaaaatccatgcACTTTGAAATAAATTCGGTTCCTACATTCACTACACCCAGCTGAGCAAATTGGTAAATGTACATCAGAGCTCTGTGTGAAGCTGACTTTCACAATGTATCAATTGACACTGACCTGCTTTCAATATCCCAAGTAGAACATCCTGGTTGAGGGTCAGTCAATGCGGCCTCTTGAGTTCGTTCGTAcctaaaacagaaaaagaagtaCAGTAGTCAAGAAAGCACTGATTGACTGGAAACAACACTTTGGTTTTGAAACGAATGTTCGTCACACTGTCACTGTAAATTATTATTTGAAAACATGGTactcaaagagaaaacaaaacaagcaaatgaCAAGAACAAAGGAGGAATTTGAATTGAATTTAAACGATACTTACGCGTCCATGAGGATTCTAGAAAGTTCCGTGTCTGCTTTTGATCTGTTGTGAGGTTTCAACAAATGAGGTGTCTTGGCAAACACCTGTCCTCGGAGGGCCCCCCATCGTTCGAATTGGCTGGTCAAACAAACTTTCAATTTCTCCCtcagctttttcttttttttcttggccGAAGCCGTGCTTGCAACTCTGGCAACAGGCACAGCAGGTGGAGTAGGAGGCAAACATACTTTTGGAGGCATAGATCGAAGACGATCTTTCACATCTTGAGaagccatctttgtttgtagGGGAAATCCGTTTCCGGTAAATGTTCTAAACATAGAATCGCCTCGCTATACACTGTCACGTGACTGTTCTAAAAATATCACGGCGAAGGGTATGGGTTTATTTCGAAACTATCTTCAATTATTGATTTCTGACAAACTACAAAGATTTGAATAGCCCCAGTTGGTAGAACACCTAATTTTTATACGCTGCAACAGCTGAAAAAGCCTTAAACCTATGGGTTGAGCTCAATGGGAGTCtttaagaaaaaaacactttttttctcatttatgaagttgaattagaagtttggaagacagaaaaaataaattaaaagtgctaaagtggttacagtggttacagtgtttaGAACTAGTGTTAGATACCTTCATTAGTTTCCATTGATTATGTACATAATATCCCTGAGTTTCCTTTTGCTTCAGCTTGAAATTTGTCACTGTGAAGGATTAAACGGATGTCACTTTCTAACTTTTTGGACAAAGGATCTTTAAAGTCCATTTCTTAGTAGAAGTTTTGACAGGTGATATGTGGCCATCATCTGCTGCGCATTATTCAGATTATACCTGTGTTGTAGTACAAATATTCATAATAATTATTTCCTAATCACTTAGCTTACTTAGCACATGTATACAACACGGCCAAAATCAAGCATGGCATAGAATACGATATTATAATCTAAGTAACAAAAGACGCATTTGGAGCAAAGTGACAATGGTGTGGGGGAAACATTTCaaacatctttaaaaaaaatgaaacaaaaataaaaaatgaaaaaaagagcaCAATGACACAGGCGGAAGGCAACAATACTGTAAACATGAAATTTCGTCAAAGAACAAGGTACATGAAGCTTGCATAAGATCCAAATGTGGTTACCAAGTACAGCTAGgttatctctccctctcacaaTAGGCTAAACAAGGGGAAGTCGTGACAACTCCATTAAACAAGTCACTCGATTCAGTAGCTTGGCCGCGAGGCGCAGTCTATTCATGCATACATCGCATCACTTAAAGGGATTAATATGTAATCAGGCACAACGCTGAAGAAGATGGAACAGATGTAAAGGGGGTGGCGGAGTCAAATGAAAAGAGAAGTCATggggcttcttcttcttctttgttcatgggctgaaactcccacgttcactcatgttttaacacgagtggatttttacgtgtatgaccgtttttaccccgccattcaggcagcatacgccgatttcgggggaggcatgctgggtattttcgtgtttctataacccaccgaactctgacatggattacaggatcttttgggGCTTCATCTGTGACGAGAGTgtgttgttatttttaaatGGTTTTAAAAGCACTCAAACATGATATGTTGAAAATATGTATTAATATGCTGCTTTGCGTTTGTGGATTTGAACTCAATAACCCTAACAAAAACTACTATTTGCCACAATTAACAGAATACTGAGATATTTATCTGATGTTGATTTAAGTAAGCTAATAGGATGCCAAACCTGGATGTGTGATTTGTGTCAATGAAGTAAACTTGGCCGTTATATGATAACATCTGGAAAGAAACTAGGTTACC contains:
- the LOC138980419 gene encoding uncharacterized protein: MFRTFTGNGFPLQTKMASQDVKDRLRSMPPKVCLPPTPPAVPVARVASTASAKKKKKKLREKLKVCLTSQFERWGALRGQVFAKTPHLLKPHNRSKADTELSRILMDAYERTQEAALTDPQPGCSTWDIESRAVQRPDFAKQPPQKTSTPGQLLQQAKVSTTPDLSSVPSSSKPCYQQIQEAALTDPQPGCSTWDIESRAVQRPDFAKQPPQKTSTPGQLLQQAKVSTTPDLSSVPSSSKPCTPLSGVEPFEEEPELEIEKTDQPAKEGKGMRSKRQNIDRSFVNPLNITVEFSDLTCDGDLDGDDSDFDVDDIELESQDASFFLTMDVDEKYAKEADEVAFEEVAYGQQEDEETGDADTAEEVELGPGITRIATADQCQDICNSTLCLAFVHQLKALAAVSIRKCSTAGCEHVPAVKEGFTGSALYLRWECVKGHVSHTWCAQPTLPNKIHCGDFLVSTCILLSGNNYAKLALWAKVLNLPFPGATFHQAVQKHYVVQAVKDTWKDHQRAIFDSLAEQNLVVLGDGRNDSPGHCAQYCSYTLMEAETTKILSVQCVDKRETQRKSTNMERVGFKRALDEVVLEGERVDTTVDEVVTDAHVGIAADMKAIGKKHSLDVWHVAKNIGKKLAKIAAGSKGRKLQKWIPSIVNHFWFCCQKADTKTKFMGMWRGVLQHVCNIHSWDAGAWCCDHEDLGGEREDGRAWLDPQEDRALVKQLASVVLDQTLIQKAELVITNRSTCPLEVFHQHLLMYAGKRFAYTPPVYEARILLAAMDHNTHAGRPLATSKDGRKKYHRCFNKKTGRWSVFPVKVPKTYHHIPALKLRIMEMRLQDPLPLHRKKPLAQEDPRRLSTHLAATSPPPTSELVAQKKSRFT